From the genome of Ptychodera flava strain L36383 chromosome 13, AS_Pfla_20210202, whole genome shotgun sequence:
cttcgacaaatgatcactgatggcattgGTTGACATGGGGCCTTCTTAGTGgaaccactacctatctgaccttacagattgatatatggtcggggtgccacatgtggggcaggatgcgcttactatttttcGAAACCCTGACATCACTACTCTTgtgtcttttggccagaggtcatATTcgttctttcatgaatttgactttgtttgtgtaccgtctatttactggtCTGTTTGCTGTGCTGTTTTTTGTCTATTATTGAGCCGAGACTATTGATCATTACTATGCATAAATTTTGACACCCGACTTGTTATTGGATTaatggattggtatgatagcGATTATTATACGTATAACACAAGTGGCAACCTGAATTATTTGTGTTAACATCAGTGTAGCACAAATGCTTCACAATGTCCAGACTAGTAGTCCCATCATTCTGTAAGTGACATCAAAACCCCTTTTAAACTGATTTAGTTTGACAATATTTCGTATTGTACTTTCTCAGGCTACTTGGAAAAAAACATAGGCTTTTAAggaggtttttgtatttttttttgttttttttaatttgatgatTGTGCCAGTCAATTTACTCACCGACGGGTGCTATTTTGTGTGGGCAACCATACCACTTAATTTTATGTTTATCTGAGAGACTGTACAATCATTGTGTTGAATAAATTCTCTCAAGAGACTTTATTCAAAAGCTAGAATTGAAGACAGTGGAGATAAAATATCTGACTTGAATAACAGGAAGAACTTGATTTGAAGAGTTGATTTAAAGAAACAAGCAAACAAGTAAGAAAGCATTTGGCAATTTGGCACTACAAGACAGTATGACACCCAGCTATGCCAGTCTTTGCGCAGTATCAGAACTTAATTGTTTAAAGAAACTCAAAGCAGAatatcaattttcatatttcagccCATTATGCAACCTAACAAGGTTCAGGTTAGAAAAAGTCACAGAATTTAACTAACGTACATATTCATAACGAATGCTTTAATAAGGTAGAAGTTGTATTTAATTTACGGAACTAAATTTCCCAATCTGTAATATATATTTGACATAAAGTATAAACAGTGAAAAATCCCTGCCTTAGGCATAAAAGTAAGAGAATTCTCGTAGAgcgaagaaaagaaaaaaaaacaaaagtagcACCGCTTTTTTGTCGTTAACGGCGCTATAGCAGTctaaaaagacaaaagaaaatattacaTGTGCCGTAGCGGGCGACAgtcattcaaaatggcggcagGTGCGGGTGATACAAATCCATCACAGCTATTGCCACTGGGTAAGTGCGGATTCCGTTGTTTCTCTGTAGTCTTTTTTGCCGTTTCGAAGGGTaactttgacaaatgtcaccACATAAACCCTACGCTTTGTATTGTGAGTTTCTTCATTACCATTGAGTACGGGACGTGCGAGTATTTCCGATACACGTGCAGACCCCCGACCACTGAATAGTACACTATAATAGGCTTCAGAACTACGGCAATTTAtacgtattaaaataaacattttcatacCTCTGGCCTTCCCTGAACAGTACACTCGACGGCAGGCCACCAGGGTACAATTATTGTTGCCAGCCAGTCGGTGtggtaatatttgatttttctccCTGCATCTGCACAAGACGAAATTCGCAAACTATTTCTGTACCGAGACAAAACGTGCTCAATATTAATTTGTTGATGTTATTGTTGCAGAACATGCATATtaggagcgttcagtttttacggctgggggggcggccgcaaaatcttgtcgccggtgttcaaaaaaatatagacccccctgcattttcgtgaaaaaaagatgaccccccctttgtcagacgaaaaaaattgatgaccccccccccccccgcttgaaaaataactaaaacccatatgtcaaatttacccgcatggtttggatttgaactccggtacgccgcgcactttattcgtgtagcagagatgccagtgcacaaacttctcagccacatccattgaaacgtctgttaattaggacgactgtaaggcaatttttaacttcatttccatagacaactcatgtccatggacattgtataaagtaaactttattgagtggttcgccaaaggcagccctccggttaagagggtcatgggccattacgtaaagtcaactttattctagtgggccaccaaaggtggccgccggtaaagagggtcgatcatggctattgcataaagtagactttactggacaggccgctgaaggcgcacggccattaagattgccgtggggtattacataaagtcaattattgagtgggccgccgcaggcggcccgccggtaaagagggtcgatcatggccattgcatgaagtaaacctaattggagtgggccggcaaaggcgtctgcccgttaagagggtcatgggtaatacataatgtatatttattgtagtgggccgccgaaggcggcccgccggtaaagagagtcgatcatggcaatggcataaagtgaactttattgttggtattatgtttttgaaaatgtggtgaccccccctttcctaccagtgaaaaagcgatgacccccccttgcggattccaaaatttgatgcccccccctggatttgtgcccccccccccccccccccccccccccccggccgtaaaaactgaacggtaccttaggAAGATATTGTACATTTATTGACCACATAATATTTGCTGTGTTTTACAGAGTTGGTTGACAAGTGTATTGGAAGTAGAATACATATTGTCATGAAGAGTGACAAAGAAATAGTTGGAACTTTGCTTGGTTTTGATGACTTTGTTAGTATCCTTTATTAAAGATGCAGAGAAGTATGCTTGACACTGGCACTGGATGTAACACAACTTGTATTTTGCTTAAAATCCCTTTTTTGTaggattcattcaattttaagtaatttagccaagtttaaaatattggtttggttcacctttcagcttgtcaagcagtcgcaAAGTGGGTGAGAAGAAGTGTAAATGTATGCATTTTTATGCAAATCTCCCAATTTCCTGGTTGCTCTTTCCCCtccatttcaagatttccaaagaatttaactccactgaCTGGGtcaaatttcctgaaattttcaaagtatATTCTATAAATACTATTAACAAAACAGacattttgtttggcaataaagttcatacattttgaatgagagacattttaattttgcttatcatgatatTAATCACTTTTTTAAGTGTCACTGTCAGTCTTTCTTCccctgccattttagaatgatagataatgcaaaatgagTTGTTTTTCTccacatatactcttgtttcaagtgaaatattaaattttagaaaataatatcaagtttttgacttaaggTTTATCATTAATCCTAAAATTGCAGTTTTCTACCCCAAATATATAccccttcatcctttgagtaagctattgctaccatactaaactttaaatTCTTtgccttttgaaaatatatgatatGAGGggatttccttgtcatctttgatgagaaatatcgCTTTGAAAAACTCTGTGTTGGTTAGGGCAGCTCCACTGTAAGTAGCAGAGGCAGCAGTCAACTATGGTTTCACTTTAACCATGAATGGTAGCAGTAGATCATATGTACATACACTAGTAATGATGATAAGATTGTGTAGTTGGTGTGAAATTATAATTTCTTAACTTTTATATCAGATATGGTATTAGAGGACGTGGTTGAATTGTAAGTGTACTTCTTATTTCATGTTTTCAGAACACTCTATAATAAAGCATAAGAATTAAATACTGACTTAGGTTTGCATATCACCAGGTCCCTAAATCTGTCAGGAATTCTGTACAATGAATAATGGAAAAATTTTTTACGATTTCCAACAAATTTACAAGAAGAGCATATTCTCTTGAAAAGCAAAAAAGTCAAATCTTTGTTGCTTTCACTTTTATTGTAAATTGACGGTACACAAATGCAATACACATTTTAATACATTAAGCCCTTTGTtaaataatgttgaaatatgTCTTAGTTTGAATTTTATATTATGCGTTCCATACATATCCACTATGATTGTTTATGTAAACTATAATAAcagtttccttttttattcacCTGTGAGATGCCACAGATGAAAAcctgaaatgaaatattaaaaattttgtGAGTGAATAGTCATAATGGAATAATtggaaaagagaaaatcagaatgaagttttaattaaaaataatatGTTTCTGGTAATCTGACAGACCCTagacattttttctcattttcaaataaatttcaagtaaattctctaaattttaccgtattgtggaaatatttatttaagaATTAAAAAGAATTTCCTCCGaccgacctacctaccttaATTTTCGGAGGCATATCACCAGACAAACACAGgttgtttttatttggccttATCATTTCCATATAAcaacagtgtttcagccagcgtgCAGCATTGCGACAtttgatgcaattttttttgttttgataaaataacCTTGTGGGTCACCATGACGAAATCTGAGTAGGCCATATTTTAGTGGCTATTGAATTTTTAGACAGTGCCTCTTGGACAGAAAAATAcagctaacaataaaatgttgtaagatattgaaacagtttaccctctttcctacaaagttgcaatgtattgaaacagtttactctcctttctacaaagttacaaattccctggtaggtaaaacaaacattattgctgttcatactacaatacatcacgGATGTACAatgtccatgaatacactgaggcatGAGGCTTGGTTTTGCCCAGGTGAGTGCATGGATcccgcgtaccggtcgtcctagagttcaagttttacccacaggtgtccggagttgccggtgtacatgcatagagagagattGGAAGGTGTGACACGGTTTTGCCCTCcggaatgaaaatgacaataaaatacgGGGTTTACAGTCAAATAAAAGGTCTACACCGATATCGAAATACCTCTTGCCTTTAACGCTCAAGTTTCAAGAATGCAAACTAGCATTTAGTCTCGATATCGGCCAAAAACTCTCTGGTAGCCCCGTTCATCAGGCTGTTACGTACGGCAGCCATTTGGATAACTGCATTCTTTCCCATAGTGCAGTGCGGGTTCATTTGCATTCCACATGAACCCGTGACCCCGCAACCACTAAATTTAATGAGGCCGGTCCCTGCCTggccaagaataaaaatattgtggCCCTGGTCGACAGCATTGCGTATTTTGGTCTCCATCGCAAGATTTCGACACATCTGCATAGACCACAACTCCTATTCCCGCGATCACGTTTGTTTTGATCGTGCAAGGGTTACACGAGTTCATCACTTTTGCGCGCTGAACCATGGGTAATTTGTCTCGTTCAAAATGGCTGACGTACGTAACACCCTGAGGATGTACGTAACCAGGAATTCAGGGCCAAAAGAGATACTAAATAACGATTAACATGTCTCAGGGTTGGACATTAAACGTCAAAGGTATTTATCTGTCGGAGGAAGGTAGTTTTTTGACTGCATGTGTTGATATACATggatttttattgtcattttcattccgGAGGGCAAAACCGTGTCACACCTTCCaatctctctctatgcatgtacaccggcaactccggacacctgtggttttacctacattgcttgcatcaaaatttggcctgcagctactcagtttgatagtaaaaaccataatttctaaggaaactttcacaaacagagtcattgtacaaatgaaaaggagaaaaaactgaggttttctgaaaggtcaaatctgggtcatctcaCGTGATATCATGaatgaagaccccttaagtacacaattatggttcaaaagaaaccacctagagagggccaataggtacaatcttatgttaaaaagaaatttcttggtgacttccaatttaaatggcattcagcttgacagtcagttttaaattgtactttattaagagtcatggcaaagggaaatgGTCAACAGtacttgcagtaagcatattcattttcaaatcttcacatttgagagctgcaattttgcatggtaacttaacatcaaagcaacaattcaaaagtagagctatt
Proteins encoded in this window:
- the LOC139148267 gene encoding U6 snRNA-associated Sm-like protein LSm5 translates to MAAGAGDTNPSQLLPLELVDKCIGSRIHIVMKSDKEIVGTLLGFDDFVNMVLEDVVEFELTPEGRRVTKLDQILLNGNNITMLIPGSEGPEV